In Synechococcales cyanobacterium T60_A2020_003, the genomic window AAGATATAGAGATCCCGTCCCTGAACGTAGGATAGCGCTCGGCGATAGAGTTGCCTAAACTGCTGTTCTGAGATCGGAACATTCGATTTATTCCAGTCAATATCATGCTCTGTACTGGCTTCTCTGACAATAAAGCGATCGGCAGGCGATCGCCCCGTATACTGCCCGGTTTCGACACACAGTCCACCATTGGAGGCCAGTTGACCTTCGCCACGAATGAGGGCATGTTCGACCAGTGCCGGAACGGGGAGATTGTAGTAGACCTGCCCTAGGTTTCGCATTCCGAGCTGTTCTAGCCCGTAGGTGCGCGATCGCTCACAAAAATTCAAGTTATCCGTTATCGTGACAGGGAAATTGAAATTTCTAGGAATAACGCCTGTAGGGGGTGGCACACATGCAGACTGATTTAACACAGTCTTTGAATCGTTAGAGCGACAATCATTCAATCGTTCTTGATGAGCATGTAGTTCAGTAGCCATTGAACGTCCTCCTAGAATGGGAACGGAAAAATTTCTGAAGCGAAATCTGGCACATTATGCGACGCAATCTCCTCAAAACAGTCATCACCAGTCTAAGCAGTCAACTGCATAAGGAGAAATAGCTGTAAGATTCCTGAGCTAGAACTCCTAGGCAACTTCAGGTTCTGCCAATTTTTGGTGCGCTTAATCAAACACTAGTTTCAACAACTCAATATCCAGAGCAAGCAAAGGTTAGAAGTCTATTCATCTTTTAACCGTCTTACAATCAATCCAAGCCACTACGGCAAGACAGCACCGTAACACACAACCCAAACAAAGCCATCGGCTTCCCTAAGACTAATCTAACCTTGTCCACGACAACCAGTTACAACGATATATCGCTCACATTCTCAAATATTTCATTTCGCTGAGAGCTACACTATCCGATCTAGATGATTCAATCGGAAACCAATCTAATGATGAGAGCGATTGCATTCCTTTTGCCTACCTAACTATCTTCAGTCTAAATGACAATCTATTCAGTCAATCCGTTTCGTTTACAAAATTAAAGAGATTTGGTTTTAAACTGTTACACGTTGAGGGGCTTTTAGCCATAAAAATGCTTTAAATAGCTTTATTTACTTCAGGAGTCAGCACAGCAAGGATTAGAAAGTTTTTTTAAACTTGAACAACTATTTTATTGTTAAACCAAGGACTTCAATCAAGACCTATCATCCAACTCTAAAACCAGATGGTTGCGTTAATCGATCTCATCAGGCGTGACTAATCAGGTGTGATCTGCCCCAACATACGGGTTGCAGTCTTGAAATCATAGGTCAACACAATAGGTCACCCCCCAAGCTTCCCTACATTGCTCCAATTCCCTCAGACTAGGAAGTGGCGATTAAGGTCAGGAAGTAGCAATTATGAGATTATGCTCGAAAAATCCACAGTAACCGTAAACAAATTGTTCCCATTCAAGCGGTAAAAGAAAGCATTAAATATAAAGAAAACAGTAAATAGTTACTGTTGTTACCAAAAAAGCTTCATGTGCCCATAGACACGGATTTTGATTAAAAGATATTAAGAATTTGGGCTTTGATTAAAAGATATTAAGAATCCGGGTGTTATATTCTGACAATTTCCTTAAAATCTACGCCTGTTCTTGATCTCATCCCTGAAAATTCATAGTCAGTATAGACTTAAGTATCTTCATCTCCGTCTCCTAATTCTGCTATTTTCTCAGCCAGCCATTTCAGAATATCCAGCATGAACAGCAATCAACTGCCACCCAAACAAGGACTGTACGACCCGCAATTTGAGCACGATGCGTGTGGGGTCGGATTTATTGTCCATATGAAAGGGATTGCATCCCATGACATTGTGGAAAGTGGTCTAACCATTCTCCAAAACCTGGAACACCGGGGGGCATGCGGTGCTGAAGCCAACACCGGGGACGGTGCTGGGATTTTGCTACAGGTTCCTGATACGTTTCTGCGTAAAGTGGCTGCCGTCGAAGGGATCACGCTGCCGCCGAAGGGGCAATACGGTGTTGGCATGATCTACGCTTCACCCGATCCGGCTCAGCGGGAACAAAGTCGCCGCCTGTTTGAACAGGTTGCCCACGAGTTTGGTCAGGCCGTGCTGGGTTGGCGAGATGTTCCCACCGACAATAGTTTGCTTGGTGAAACGGCAAAGGCTAGTGAACCCTTTATGCAGCAAGTCTTTATCCAGCGATCGCCCGATCTGGAAGACGATCTCGCTTTTGAGCGAAAACTCTACGTCATTCGTAAACACTCCTACGTCCTGATCCGCAAAGAGGGCAAGGTCGATCCGTGGTGGTATCCGGCCAGCATTTCCTGCCGCACGATGGTCTACAAAGGGATGCTGATGACGATGCAGGTGGGTGAGTATTATCCCGAACTGCACGATCCTGACATGGAGAGTGCGTTGGCGTTGGTTCACTCCCGCTTTAGCACCAACACCTTCCCCAGTTGGGAGCGATCGCACCCCTATCGCTACATTGCCCACAATGGCGAGATTAATACCCTGCGCGGCAACATCAACTGGATGCACGCTCGTCAGTCACTCTTTGAGTCCGATCTCTTTGGGGACGATCTCCAGAAGGCGCAACCTGTCATCAACATTGACGGCAGCGACTCCAGCATTTTCGATAATGCCTTAGAACTGTTGACCCTAGCAGGGCGATCGCTCCCCCATGCGGTGATGATGATGATTCCTGAACCCTGGACCGCCCATGAGTCTATGAGTCCAGAGAAAAAGGCATTCTACGAGTATCACTCCTGTCTGATGGAACCGTGGGATGGCCCTGCATCCATTGCCTTCACCGATGGCACGATGATGGGAGCCGTGCTCGATCGCAATGGTCTGCGTCCCTCTCGCTATTACGTCACCAAAGATGACCTCGTAATCATGGCATCGGAAGCAGGCGTGTTGCCCATTGAACCGGAACGGGTTGCCGCTAAAGGTCGCCTACAGCCCGGACGCATGTTCCTGGTAGACATGGAGCAGGGACGTATCGTTGCCGACGAAGAGATCAAGTCTCAAATTGCCACAGCCCAGCCCTATCGCGAATGGCTGGATCAGCACTTGGTGGATCTCGCCCAACTTCAGGATGGGGAAGGACTTCAGAGGGTTGAGCCTGGGCGTTTGATTCAGCGTCAAACCGCGTTTGGATACACGTTTGAGGATCTACGTCTGTTGCTAACGCCGATGGCGCGAGATGGCGTTGAGGCGATTGGCTCGATGGGAACAGATACACCCCTAGCGGTGCTTTCCGATCGCCCCAAACTGCTATACGACTATTTCCAACAGCTCTTTGCCCAGGTTACTAATCCTCCCATTGACTCCATCCGGGAGGAGATTATTACCTCAGCGGAAACCACGATTGGTTCAGAGCGTAACCTGTTGAAACCTGAACCGGAAAGCTGCCACCTGATCAAGCTGAAAACACCGATTCTGACCAATGAGGAATTGGCAAAGCTCAAGGCCGTTAACGAAGATGGGTTTAAGTCCATTACGATTCCAATTCTGTTTAACCCCAAAGAGGGAGTAGACAGCGTTGAGCGAGTCATGGCGGAGATCTTTGCGAAGGCGGATCAAGCGATCGCCGATGGAGTTAGTATTCTGATTCTGAGCGATCGCGGCATTGACTACGATCATGCCGCGATTCCAGCCCTTCTCGCCATTTCGGGTCTGCACCATCACCTGATTCGCAGCGGTACCCGCACCCGGGTTGGGTTGGTTTTGGAATCGGGCGAACCTCGTGAAGTCCACCACTACGCTACCCTCATCGGCTATGGCTGCGGTGCGATCAATCCCTACCTCGCCTTTGAAACCTTAGATGACATGATCCAGCAACGCTTGTTGGTGAACGTAGACTATCCCACAGCCTGCAAAAACTATATCAAATCTGCGACTAAGGGCGTGATTAAGGTTGCATCGAAGATTGGGATCTCGACGCTGCAAAGCTATCGTGGCGCACAGATCTTTGAGGCGATCGGCCTAAATCAATCCGTCATCGATCAATATTTCACCTGGACGGCCTCTCGGATTGCGGGCGTTGACCTAAATGTGATTGTTGAAGAGGCGGTGCTACGTCATCATCACGCTTTCCCAGATCGCGAAGTCAATGGACGCAACCTAGATGTGGGGGGCGAATACCAGTGGCGGAAGGAAGGAGAAGCCCATCTCTTTAGCCCGGAAACTATCCACTCGTTGCAACGCGCCGTGCGCGAGAATAACTATGATCTCTTTAAGCGGTACGCCAGCTTAGTCAACGAACAGAATCAAAAGTTCTTCACCCTACGCGGATTGCTCCAGTTCAAGGAACGGCAGCCTATCCCCATTGAGGAAGTCGAACCGATCGAAGCAGTCATGGCTCGGTTTAAGACGGGTGCCATGAGCTACGGTTCCATCTCGAAAGAGGCACATGAGACACTGGCGATCGCCATGAATCGGATTGGTGGCAAATCCAATACGGGCGAGGGCAGCGAAGATCCTGAACGGTATACCTGGACGAACGAACACGGAGACTCGAAAAATAGCGCCATTAAACAGGTGGCATCCGGTCGCTTTGGCGTGACCAGTCTCTATCTCACCCAGGCACGAGAGATCCAGATCAAAATGGCTCAGGGTGCAAAACCTGGAGAGGGCGGACAGCTTCCTGGAAAGAAAGTCTATCCCTGGATTGCCAAGGTACGCCACTCTACCCCCGGTGTGGGTCTAATCTCACCCCCACCCCACCACGACATCTATTCCATCGAAGACCTTGCGGAACTGATCCACGACCTCAAGAACGCCAACCGCAGCGCTCGGATCAGCGTCAAACTGGTTTCTGAGGTGGGGGTCGGTACGATCGCCGCGGGTGTAGCCAAAGCCCATGCTGACGTCGTGCTGATCTCCGGCTTTGATGGTGGGACGGGAGCCTCGCCCCAAACCTCGATCAAACACGCTGGATTACCGTGGGAATTGGGACTGGCGGAGACTCATCAAACGCTGGTATTGAACAACCTTCGCTCTCGGATTGCTGTCGAAACGGATGGTCAGATGAAGACCGGACGGGATGTAGTAGTTGCCGCTCTCCTGGGCGCTGAAGAATTTGGCTTCTCTACGGCTCCCCTAGTGTCGATGGGCTGCATCATGATGCGGGTTTGCCATCTCAACACCTGTCCTGCCGGAATTGCCACCCAAGATCCTCAGCTACGCGAGAGCTTTGTTGGTGAGCCAGAGCATGTTGTCAACTTTATGACCTTCCTGGCCCAGGAAGTGCGAGAGCTAATGGCTCAGCTTGGCTTCCGCACCCTGAATGAAATGATCGGTCGTACCGATGTGCTGGAACCGAAACAGGCGATCGCCCACTGGAAAGCCAAAGGCATCGATCTCTCTAAGATTCTTTACCAGCCAGAGGTGAGTCCAGAGATCGGTCGCTATTGCCAGATCCCTCAGGATCATGGTCTAGAAAAGTCCTTGGACATGACCATTCTGCTGGATCTCTGTCAGCCTGCCATTGAACGCGGTGAATCCGTCAAGGCCACGGTTCCTATCAAGAATATTAATCGAGCGGTGGGAACGATCCTGGGCAACGAACTCACCAAACGCCATTGGCACGGACTCCCCGAAGATACCGTCCATCTCCACTTCCAGGGCAGTGCTGGACAAAGCTTTGGAGCCTTTGTGCCCAAGGGAGTCACGATGGAACTGGAAGGGGACACCAACGACTATTTCGGTAAAGGACTCAGCGGCGGCAAACTAATCCTTTATCCCCCGAAAGAATCCACCTTTGTCCCTGAAGAGAACATCATTGCGGGCAACGTCGCTCTCTATGGCGCAACCTCTGGCGAAGTCTACATTCGCGGTATCGCCGGAGAACGCTTCTGTGTTCGCAACTCTGGCGTAAATGCCGTGGTGGAAGGCGTAGGCGACCACGGTTGTGAATATATGACGGGGGGTAAAGTGGCTGTTCTAGGCGCAACTGGACGGAACTTTGCAGCAGGGATGAGTGGCGGTGTCGCGTACGTTCTAGACGAGCAAGGAGACTTCGCAAACCACTGTAACTGTCAAATGGTGGATCTAGAAAGCCTCGATGATCCCGAAGAGATTGCCGAACTCCACCAGATGGTCCAAAACCATGCCAAGTACACCAACAGCCAACGGGCGATCGCCATTTTGGACCACTGGGATGCCATGATTCCTAAGTTTGTGCGGGTGATGCCGAGGGACTACAAACGAGTGATTCAAGCGCTCAAGAATGCCCTGGCATCGGGGCTAAGCGGCGACGAAGCCCTCAATGTCGCCTTCGAAGAAAACGCCCGCGATGTTGCCCGCGTTGGCGGCAGCTAACCTTCCTGCGTTGTCACTTTCCACTGTCGAGAGAGGCAACGCTCCCCCATTTATCTCTCTGCCCACGACTACGACATACCGCAAACGCAACTATGGGAAAACCAACTGGCTTTATTGAATATCTCCGCGAACTGCCCTTAGAAGTCAACCCGGGCGATCGCGTTGGCAACTGGGACGAGTTCCACCTTTCCATGCCCGAAGAGAAACTCCAGATTCAGGGCGCACGCTGCATGGACTGCGGCACCCCCTTCTGCCATACCGGACATATTATCAGTGGCATGGCGAGTGGTTGTCCCATTAACAACCTGATTCCAGAATGGAATGATCTTGTCTATCGGGGACTCTGGGAAGAAGCCCTCGATCGCCTCCACAAAACCAACAACTTCCCCGAATTTACTGGGCGGGTTTGTCCGGCTCCCTGTGAAGGCGCTTGTGTTTTGGGTATTCATAACCCGCCTATCACGATCAAAAATATTGAATATTCCATTGCCGAAAAAGGCTGGGATGAAGGCTGGATCACCTCTCATCCCCCCGAAAAACGGACAGGAAAGAGAGTCGCGGTGGTGGGATCTGGGCCAGCGGGATTGTGCGCGGCTGCCCAGTTGAACACTGCCGGACACTGGGTTACGGTCTTTGAACGCGCCGATCGCCCCGGTGGACTGCTGATGTACGGCATTCCCAACATGAAACTCGATAAAGAGAAAGTCGTTCTCCGTCGGCTGGCTCTCTTAGAAGAGGAAGGCGTGAAGTTCATCTGCAATACCGAAGTGGGCAACGATCTGCCCGTGGAAACCTTGCTCAACGACTTTGATGCCGTCGTGCTGTGTACGGGTTCAACCCGCCCCAGAGATCTCCCCATTGAAGGCCGCGATCTCAAAGGCATCCACTTTGCCATGGAGTTCCTGACCGGAAATACAAAAGCATTGTTGGATCACCATAAAAACGGCAGCTTCATCTCGGCAGCAGGCAAAGATGTCGTGATCATCGGCGGCGGCGATACAGGCACCGACTGTGTGGGAACCTCAATTCGTCACGGATGCAACAGCGTCGTACAAGTCGAGATCATGCCCAAACCCCCAGAGGTGCGAGCCGCCAATAATCCCTGGCCGGAATATCCCAAAATCTACCGCATGGACTACGGCCAAGAAGAAGCTGCCGCCCGGTTTGGCAGCGATCCGAGGGGCTATCTCACCACTGCCACCCAGTTTGAAGGGGATGAAAGCGGTCATGTCAAAGCGGTTCACACCGTTGAAGTCCAATGGGATCGGGACGACAGTGGACGCTTCATTCCGAACCCCATTCCGGGAACGGAAAAGGTACTACCGGCTCAGCTAGTCCTCTTGGCAATGGGTTTCCTAGGGCCAGAACAACCGTTGCTCGATGCCTTGGGTGTTGAAAAAGATGCCCGCAGCAACATCAAAGCCGACGAGGGCAGCTACACCACCAGCATTCCCGGTGTCTTTGCCGCAGGGGATTGTCGTCGGGGACAAAGTCTGGTGGTGTGGGCCTTTAACGAGGGTCGTGGTGCTGCACGAGAGTGCGATCGCTACCTCATGGGCAGTACCGATCTGCCCTAGCGGAAACCGACTAAATTAACCGTTCATGATTTGGAGAATTACGATATGACCTCAGCATCTGACCATCCTTCTCCGGAGAAGGTCTGCGAAGAACTGGAACAACTCGTCCAAGATGACCAAATTGACCCCGTGACCGGTGCAGCTTATCGTCAAGATGCCCAGGATGTCCTTGCGGATCCAGAGGTAAGTCTACCGCTACGGCAAGCG contains:
- the gltB gene encoding glutamate synthase large subunit, with product MNSNQLPPKQGLYDPQFEHDACGVGFIVHMKGIASHDIVESGLTILQNLEHRGACGAEANTGDGAGILLQVPDTFLRKVAAVEGITLPPKGQYGVGMIYASPDPAQREQSRRLFEQVAHEFGQAVLGWRDVPTDNSLLGETAKASEPFMQQVFIQRSPDLEDDLAFERKLYVIRKHSYVLIRKEGKVDPWWYPASISCRTMVYKGMLMTMQVGEYYPELHDPDMESALALVHSRFSTNTFPSWERSHPYRYIAHNGEINTLRGNINWMHARQSLFESDLFGDDLQKAQPVINIDGSDSSIFDNALELLTLAGRSLPHAVMMMIPEPWTAHESMSPEKKAFYEYHSCLMEPWDGPASIAFTDGTMMGAVLDRNGLRPSRYYVTKDDLVIMASEAGVLPIEPERVAAKGRLQPGRMFLVDMEQGRIVADEEIKSQIATAQPYREWLDQHLVDLAQLQDGEGLQRVEPGRLIQRQTAFGYTFEDLRLLLTPMARDGVEAIGSMGTDTPLAVLSDRPKLLYDYFQQLFAQVTNPPIDSIREEIITSAETTIGSERNLLKPEPESCHLIKLKTPILTNEELAKLKAVNEDGFKSITIPILFNPKEGVDSVERVMAEIFAKADQAIADGVSILILSDRGIDYDHAAIPALLAISGLHHHLIRSGTRTRVGLVLESGEPREVHHYATLIGYGCGAINPYLAFETLDDMIQQRLLVNVDYPTACKNYIKSATKGVIKVASKIGISTLQSYRGAQIFEAIGLNQSVIDQYFTWTASRIAGVDLNVIVEEAVLRHHHAFPDREVNGRNLDVGGEYQWRKEGEAHLFSPETIHSLQRAVRENNYDLFKRYASLVNEQNQKFFTLRGLLQFKERQPIPIEEVEPIEAVMARFKTGAMSYGSISKEAHETLAIAMNRIGGKSNTGEGSEDPERYTWTNEHGDSKNSAIKQVASGRFGVTSLYLTQAREIQIKMAQGAKPGEGGQLPGKKVYPWIAKVRHSTPGVGLISPPPHHDIYSIEDLAELIHDLKNANRSARISVKLVSEVGVGTIAAGVAKAHADVVLISGFDGGTGASPQTSIKHAGLPWELGLAETHQTLVLNNLRSRIAVETDGQMKTGRDVVVAALLGAEEFGFSTAPLVSMGCIMMRVCHLNTCPAGIATQDPQLRESFVGEPEHVVNFMTFLAQEVRELMAQLGFRTLNEMIGRTDVLEPKQAIAHWKAKGIDLSKILYQPEVSPEIGRYCQIPQDHGLEKSLDMTILLDLCQPAIERGESVKATVPIKNINRAVGTILGNELTKRHWHGLPEDTVHLHFQGSAGQSFGAFVPKGVTMELEGDTNDYFGKGLSGGKLILYPPKESTFVPEENIIAGNVALYGATSGEVYIRGIAGERFCVRNSGVNAVVEGVGDHGCEYMTGGKVAVLGATGRNFAAGMSGGVAYVLDEQGDFANHCNCQMVDLESLDDPEEIAELHQMVQNHAKYTNSQRAIAILDHWDAMIPKFVRVMPRDYKRVIQALKNALASGLSGDEALNVAFEENARDVARVGGS
- the gltD gene encoding glutamate synthase small subunit, whose product is MGKPTGFIEYLRELPLEVNPGDRVGNWDEFHLSMPEEKLQIQGARCMDCGTPFCHTGHIISGMASGCPINNLIPEWNDLVYRGLWEEALDRLHKTNNFPEFTGRVCPAPCEGACVLGIHNPPITIKNIEYSIAEKGWDEGWITSHPPEKRTGKRVAVVGSGPAGLCAAAQLNTAGHWVTVFERADRPGGLLMYGIPNMKLDKEKVVLRRLALLEEEGVKFICNTEVGNDLPVETLLNDFDAVVLCTGSTRPRDLPIEGRDLKGIHFAMEFLTGNTKALLDHHKNGSFISAAGKDVVIIGGGDTGTDCVGTSIRHGCNSVVQVEIMPKPPEVRAANNPWPEYPKIYRMDYGQEEAAARFGSDPRGYLTTATQFEGDESGHVKAVHTVEVQWDRDDSGRFIPNPIPGTEKVLPAQLVLLAMGFLGPEQPLLDALGVEKDARSNIKADEGSYTTSIPGVFAAGDCRRGQSLVVWAFNEGRGAARECDRYLMGSTDLP
- a CDS encoding phosphoenolpyruvate carboxykinase (ATP) — translated: MATELHAHQERLNDCRSNDSKTVLNQSACVPPPTGVIPRNFNFPVTITDNLNFCERSRTYGLEQLGMRNLGQVYYNLPVPALVEHALIRGEGQLASNGGLCVETGQYTGRSPADRFIVREASTEHDIDWNKSNVPISEQQFRQLYRRALSYVQGRDLYI